One window of Candidatus Mycobacterium wuenschmannii genomic DNA carries:
- a CDS encoding galactan 5-O-arabinofuranosyltransferase encodes MRSALATVGHMVIAVVIAAAVSVISLAAIGRVQWPAFPSSNQLHALTTVGQVGCILGLLCAGWASRRGRRVVARLLALVFVSAFSVVTLGMPLGATKLYLFGISVDQQFRTEYLTRLTDSSTLHDMTYAGLPPFYPPGWFWVGGRVAALTGSTGWETFKPWAITSITIAIAVALVLWARLIRFEYALIVTTATAAVTLAYSSPEPYSAMITVLLPPVFVLAWSGLRGGTRDGGWAAVIGTGAFLGVAATCYTLLPAVSAFTLVLMALAVTAVRWKQGLRQALDPLVRLAAIGGIAATIASITWLPFLLHAARGPVSNSGSAFHYLPADGAELTFPMLKFTLLGALCLLGTLWLVVRARSSVRAGGLAIGVLAIYAWSLLSMLTTLARTTLLSFRLQPTLTVLLTAAGVFGFVEGTKALTTRNRAWLPVAAAIGLAAAIAFAQDIPDVLRPDLTIAYTDTDGHGQRGDRRPPSSEKFYAEIDQAITKATGRPRDETVVLTADYSFLSYYPYYGFQGLTSHYANPLAQFDRRAATIKDWEKLKTADPFVRALDTLPWAPPTVFLLRHGGSAGASSTYTLRLAEDVYPNQPNVRRYTVELNAKIFDDPRFTVTKIGPFVLAVRKP; translated from the coding sequence ATGCGCAGCGCGCTGGCCACCGTCGGCCACATGGTGATCGCGGTCGTGATCGCCGCGGCGGTCTCGGTGATCTCGCTGGCCGCCATCGGCCGGGTGCAGTGGCCGGCCTTCCCGTCGTCGAATCAACTGCACGCGCTGACCACGGTCGGTCAGGTCGGCTGCATTCTCGGATTGCTCTGTGCCGGTTGGGCTTCCCGACGCGGCCGACGGGTCGTGGCGCGGCTGCTGGCCCTGGTGTTCGTGTCGGCTTTCTCGGTGGTGACGCTGGGCATGCCGCTCGGCGCCACCAAGCTCTACCTGTTCGGCATCTCGGTCGACCAGCAGTTCCGCACCGAGTACCTGACGCGGTTGACCGACTCGTCGACGCTGCACGACATGACCTACGCGGGGCTGCCGCCGTTCTATCCCCCGGGCTGGTTCTGGGTCGGCGGACGGGTGGCTGCGCTGACCGGTTCGACGGGCTGGGAGACCTTCAAGCCGTGGGCGATCACGTCGATCACCATCGCGATCGCGGTCGCATTGGTGTTGTGGGCGAGACTGATTCGATTCGAGTACGCGCTGATCGTCACAACCGCGACGGCCGCGGTGACGCTGGCCTACAGCTCACCGGAGCCGTACTCGGCGATGATCACCGTGCTGTTGCCGCCGGTGTTCGTCCTGGCCTGGTCCGGGCTGCGCGGCGGCACCCGCGACGGCGGTTGGGCCGCGGTGATCGGAACCGGGGCGTTCCTCGGGGTCGCGGCCACCTGCTACACGCTGCTGCCCGCCGTGAGCGCGTTCACCCTGGTGCTGATGGCGCTGGCGGTGACGGCGGTCCGATGGAAGCAGGGCCTGCGACAAGCACTGGACCCGCTCGTCAGGCTGGCCGCGATCGGTGGCATCGCGGCGACCATCGCGTCGATCACCTGGCTGCCGTTCCTGCTCCACGCGGCGCGCGGGCCGGTCAGCAACAGCGGCAGCGCCTTCCACTACCTGCCGGCCGACGGCGCCGAGCTGACATTCCCGATGCTGAAGTTCACGCTGCTGGGCGCGCTGTGCCTGCTCGGCACGCTGTGGCTGGTCGTGCGGGCGCGGTCGTCGGTGCGTGCCGGTGGGCTGGCGATCGGCGTGCTGGCCATCTACGCCTGGTCGCTGCTGTCGATGCTGACCACGCTGGCCCGCACCACGCTGCTCTCGTTCCGGCTACAGCCGACGCTGACGGTGTTGCTGACGGCGGCCGGCGTGTTCGGCTTCGTCGAGGGGACCAAGGCGTTGACGACGCGCAACCGCGCCTGGCTGCCCGTCGCGGCGGCGATCGGGCTGGCAGCCGCGATCGCGTTCGCCCAGGACATCCCCGACGTGCTGCGGCCCGACCTGACCATCGCCTACACCGACACCGACGGCCACGGTCAGCGCGGCGACCGGCGTCCGCCGAGCTCGGAGAAGTTCTATGCCGAGATCGACCAGGCGATCACCAAGGCGACCGGTAGGCCGCGCGACGAAACCGTCGTGCTGACCGCCGACTACAGCTTCCTGTCCTACTACCCCTACTACGGCTTCCAGGGGTTGACCTCGCACTACGCCAACCCGCTCGCGCAATTCGACAGGCGCGCGGCCACGATCAAGGACTGGGAAAAGCTCAAGACCGCCGACCCGTTCGTGCGCGCCCTGGACACGCTGCCGTGGGCGCCGCCGACGGTGTTCCTGCTACGGCACGGCGGCTCGGCGGGCGCGTCGAGCACCTACACCCTGCGGTTGGCCGAGGACGTGTATCCCAACCAGCCCAACGTGCGCCGCTACACCGTCGAACTCAACGCCAAGATCTTCGACGACCCGCGGTTCACCGTGACGAAAATCGGCCCCTTCGTGCTGGCCGTCCGCAAACCCTGA
- a CDS encoding arabinosyltransferase domain-containing protein, whose amino-acid sequence MATEAADAEQLASSSVTDTGARSYRTARLVAVVAGLLGTLLAIATPLLPVKQTTAQLNWPQNGALGSVEAPLIGYVATDLTINIPCQTAAGLTGQGKTVLLSTVPKQAPKAVDRGLLIERANDDLVLVVRNVPLVVAPLSQVLGPDCQKLVFTAHADRVIGEFVGLTQGPNAEHPGAALRGERSGYDFRPQIVGVYTDLSGPAPPGLTFSATIDTRYSSSPTPLKMAAMVLGVALTLAALIALHVLDTADGTRHRRFLPPRWWSLSGLDGLVTAVLVWWHFVGANTADDGYILTMARVSEHAGYMANYYRWLGTPEAPFGWYYDLLALWAHVSTASIWMRLPTLLMALACWWVISREVIPRLGHSVKISRAAAWTAAGTFLAVWLPLDNGLRPEPIIAVGILLTWCSVERAVATSRLLPVAAACIIGALTLFSGPTGIASIGALLVAIGPLRTIIHRRSRRFGVLPLLAPIVAAVSVNAILIFRDQTLAGEMQATSLKRALGPSLSWFDEHIRYERLFMASPDGSVARRFALLVLLVALAVSVAMTLRKGRIPGTAAGPSRRIIGITVISFIAMMFTPTKWTHHFGVFAGLAGSLGALAAVAVTAVAMRSRRNRTLFAAVVLFVVALSFASVNGWWYVSNFGVPWSNAFPQWHFGFTTGFLGLSVLAALLAAWLHFVKSGSDADPPRDSRFGRIIRSPLAIAAWALVFFQVLSLTLGMTDQYPAWSVGRSNLQALAGKTCGLATDVLVEQDPNAGLLQPVSGAEKDALSGGFAEGFDSNGIPSTVSADPVMERPGDRSFVSDDGNVTNSEAGTEGGTTAAPGVNGSRARLPYGLDPARTPVLGSWRPGVQMPARLRSAWYKLPPRSESGPLLVVSAAGRFNYGEVEIQWANDQQAADNKPGGSTGLDDVGAAPAWRNLRAPLSALPADATQVRVVVSDEDLAPQHWIAVTPPRIPRLRTLQDVVGSSEPVMLDWLVGLAFPCQRPFGHQNGVDEVPRWRILPDRFGAEANSPVMDKNGGGPLGVTELLARASTVPTYLKDDWSRDWGALQQLTPYYPDAGTAELDLGSATRSGLWSPAPLRRG is encoded by the coding sequence ATGGCTACCGAGGCGGCGGATGCCGAGCAATTAGCATCTAGCTCTGTGACAGACACGGGCGCCAGGAGCTACCGGACTGCCCGCCTCGTCGCCGTCGTCGCCGGACTGCTCGGCACCCTGCTGGCCATCGCCACCCCGCTGCTCCCGGTCAAACAGACCACCGCGCAACTGAACTGGCCCCAGAACGGCGCGCTCGGCAGCGTCGAGGCCCCGCTGATCGGCTACGTCGCGACCGACCTGACCATCAACATCCCCTGCCAGACCGCCGCCGGCCTCACGGGCCAGGGCAAGACCGTGCTGCTCTCGACGGTCCCCAAGCAGGCGCCCAAGGCCGTCGACCGCGGCCTGTTGATCGAGCGCGCCAACGACGACCTGGTGCTGGTCGTGCGCAACGTGCCCCTGGTCGTCGCGCCGCTGAGCCAGGTATTGGGCCCCGACTGCCAGAAGCTGGTCTTCACCGCGCACGCCGACCGGGTGATCGGCGAATTCGTCGGCCTCACGCAGGGGCCCAACGCCGAACACCCCGGCGCGGCGCTGCGCGGCGAGCGCAGCGGCTACGACTTCCGCCCGCAGATCGTCGGCGTCTACACCGACCTCAGCGGTCCCGCGCCGCCCGGGCTGACGTTCTCGGCGACGATCGACACCCGCTACAGCAGCTCGCCCACGCCGTTGAAGATGGCCGCGATGGTGCTCGGCGTCGCGCTGACGCTGGCCGCGCTGATCGCCCTGCACGTCCTCGACACCGCCGACGGCACCCGGCACCGGCGCTTCCTGCCGCCGAGGTGGTGGTCGCTGAGCGGGCTGGACGGCCTGGTCACGGCGGTGCTGGTGTGGTGGCACTTCGTCGGCGCCAACACCGCCGACGACGGCTACATCCTGACGATGGCCCGGGTCTCCGAGCACGCCGGCTACATGGCCAACTACTACCGCTGGCTGGGCACGCCGGAGGCGCCGTTCGGCTGGTACTACGACCTGCTGGCGCTGTGGGCGCACGTCAGCACCGCGAGCATCTGGATGCGGCTGCCGACGCTGTTGATGGCGCTGGCGTGCTGGTGGGTGATCAGCCGGGAGGTCATCCCGCGGCTGGGTCACTCGGTCAAGATCAGCCGGGCGGCGGCATGGACGGCGGCCGGTACCTTCCTGGCGGTGTGGCTGCCGCTGGACAACGGACTGCGGCCCGAGCCGATCATCGCGGTCGGCATCCTGCTGACCTGGTGCTCGGTCGAACGCGCGGTGGCCACCAGTCGGCTGCTGCCGGTCGCGGCGGCGTGCATCATCGGCGCGTTGACGCTGTTCTCCGGCCCGACCGGGATTGCCTCGATCGGCGCCCTGCTGGTGGCAATTGGGCCGCTGCGCACCATCATTCACCGCCGCTCGCGACGCTTCGGGGTGCTGCCGCTGCTGGCGCCGATCGTCGCCGCGGTGAGCGTGAACGCCATCCTGATCTTCCGCGACCAGACGCTGGCCGGCGAAATGCAGGCGACGTCGCTCAAGCGGGCGTTGGGCCCGAGCCTGAGCTGGTTCGACGAGCACATCCGCTACGAGCGACTGTTCATGGCCAGCCCCGACGGATCGGTCGCGCGGCGGTTCGCGCTGCTGGTGTTGCTGGTCGCGCTCGCCGTGTCGGTGGCAATGACGTTGCGCAAGGGACGAATTCCGGGCACCGCGGCCGGTCCGAGTCGCCGCATCATCGGCATCACGGTGATCTCGTTCATCGCGATGATGTTCACGCCGACCAAGTGGACGCACCACTTCGGGGTGTTCGCCGGGCTGGCCGGGTCGCTGGGCGCACTCGCTGCGGTGGCGGTGACCGCCGTGGCGATGCGGTCTCGGCGCAACCGCACGCTGTTCGCCGCCGTGGTGCTCTTCGTGGTCGCGCTGTCGTTCGCCAGCGTGAACGGCTGGTGGTACGTCTCGAACTTCGGGGTGCCGTGGTCAAACGCCTTCCCGCAGTGGCACTTCGGCTTCACGACGGGCTTCCTGGGACTGAGCGTTCTGGCAGCGCTGCTGGCGGCCTGGCTGCACTTCGTCAAGAGCGGGAGCGACGCGGATCCGCCGCGCGACTCGCGGTTCGGCCGAATCATCCGGTCGCCGTTGGCCATTGCCGCATGGGCGCTGGTCTTCTTCCAGGTGCTGTCGTTGACGTTGGGCATGACCGACCAGTACCCGGCGTGGTCGGTCGGCCGCTCGAACCTGCAGGCGCTGGCCGGGAAGACGTGCGGCCTGGCCACCGACGTGCTCGTCGAGCAGGACCCCAACGCCGGTCTGCTGCAGCCGGTATCGGGTGCCGAAAAAGACGCGCTGTCAGGTGGTTTCGCGGAGGGCTTCGACAGCAACGGCATCCCGTCGACGGTGTCTGCCGACCCGGTGATGGAACGCCCCGGCGACCGCAGCTTTGTCAGCGACGACGGCAACGTCACCAACAGCGAAGCCGGCACCGAGGGCGGTACCACCGCCGCGCCCGGCGTCAACGGCTCCCGCGCGCGGCTGCCCTACGGCCTCGACCCGGCCCGCACCCCGGTGCTGGGCAGCTGGCGCCCCGGCGTCCAGATGCCTGCCCGACTGCGATCGGCCTGGTACAAACTGCCGCCCCGCAGCGAGTCCGGGCCGCTGCTGGTGGTGTCGGCCGCGGGCCGCTTCAACTACGGCGAAGTCGAAATCCAGTGGGCCAACGACCAGCAGGCCGCGGACAACAAGCCCGGCGGCTCGACCGGCCTCGACGACGTCGGCGCCGCGCCCGCCTGGCGCAACCTGCGGGCGCCGCTGTCGGCGCTGCCCGCCGACGCCACCCAGGTGCGTGTCGTGGTCAGCGACGAGGACCTGGCGCCGCAGCACTGGATCGCCGTCACCCCGCCGCGGATTCCACGCCTGCGCACGCTGCAGGACGTGGTCGGTTCATCGGAGCCGGTGATGCTGGATTGGCTTGTCGGCCTTGCCTTCCCGTGCCAGCGGCCGTTCGGCCACCAGAACGGCGTGGACGAGGTGCCGAGGTGGCGGATCCTGCCCGACCGGTTCGGCGCCGAGGCCAACTCGCCGGTGATGGACAAGAACGGCGGCGGGCCGCTGGGCGTGACGGAACTGCTGGCGCGCGCGAGCACGGTGCCGACGTATCTGAAGGACGACTGGTCCCGCGACTGGGGCGCGCTGCAGCAGTTGACGCCGTACTACCCGGACGCCGGTACCGCGGAACTCGACCTCGGCTCGGCCACCCGCAGCGGCCTGTGGAGTCCCGCCCCGCTGCGCCGCGGCTGA
- a CDS encoding MFS transporter → MVNVTEQKQNTTGHWRELWSSPYSRTTAMVAGGVVLYSTNEFLTISMLPSTINEIGGERIYAWVTTLYLVGSVVAAATVNALLHRIGATISYVGGFAVLSAGSVVCAGAPNMEVLLVGRFFQGFAGGLLCGLSFAVINAVLPRRLWSRGSALAASTWGIGALIGPALGGLFAQLGIWRWAFGLLALLSVGMGVLTPGLLSTDGSEQPADSESARIPIPSVVLLGAAALAVSVASVPHNTLATAGLLIFGALLLGAFLVVDRRMDTAVLPASVYGFGPLKWVYLTLGLLVAATKVDLYVPLFGQRLAHLGPIVAGLLGAALSLGWTISGLGSGSLNKTRTIVAVVLAAPLVMAGGLALAGITHVQGATAGIVVICAFALLAVGVGIGAAWPHLSAWAMTDVDDPAEGGAAATAINSVQLIFGAFGAGLAGVVVNVVDGGGATAARWAFGVFAVLALTACITAYRAGRGQVAY, encoded by the coding sequence GTGGTCAATGTTACGGAGCAGAAACAGAACACCACCGGCCATTGGCGTGAGTTGTGGAGTTCCCCCTATTCGCGAACGACCGCGATGGTCGCCGGGGGCGTGGTGCTGTATTCCACCAACGAGTTCCTGACGATCAGCATGCTGCCGAGCACGATCAACGAAATCGGTGGCGAGCGGATCTATGCGTGGGTGACGACGCTGTACCTCGTCGGGTCGGTGGTTGCCGCGGCGACGGTCAACGCCTTGCTGCACCGCATCGGTGCAACGATTTCCTATGTTGGCGGCTTCGCCGTGCTGTCGGCGGGCAGCGTGGTCTGCGCCGGCGCTCCCAACATGGAAGTCCTGTTGGTGGGCCGCTTCTTCCAGGGTTTCGCGGGCGGCCTGCTGTGCGGCCTGAGCTTCGCGGTGATCAACGCCGTCTTACCCCGAAGACTCTGGAGCCGGGGTTCCGCCCTGGCCGCCTCGACGTGGGGCATCGGCGCGCTGATCGGCCCGGCGCTGGGCGGGCTGTTCGCGCAGCTCGGTATCTGGCGCTGGGCGTTCGGGCTGCTCGCGCTGCTGAGCGTGGGCATGGGTGTCCTGACCCCGGGTTTGCTGTCGACCGACGGTTCCGAGCAACCCGCCGATAGCGAGTCGGCCCGTATCCCGATTCCGTCCGTGGTACTGCTGGGCGCGGCGGCATTGGCGGTCAGCGTCGCGTCGGTGCCGCACAACACCCTGGCGACGGCCGGGCTACTGATCTTCGGCGCGTTGCTGCTCGGCGCGTTCCTCGTGGTCGACCGCCGGATGGACACCGCCGTGCTGCCGGCCAGCGTCTACGGCTTCGGCCCGCTGAAGTGGGTCTACCTGACACTCGGTCTGCTGGTCGCCGCCACCAAGGTCGACCTGTACGTACCGCTCTTCGGTCAACGGCTGGCGCACCTCGGGCCGATCGTCGCCGGGCTACTCGGCGCCGCGCTGTCGCTGGGCTGGACCATCAGCGGGCTGGGCAGTGGATCGCTGAACAAGACGCGCACCATCGTGGCGGTCGTGCTGGCCGCGCCGCTGGTGATGGCGGGCGGACTCGCGCTCGCCGGGATCACCCATGTGCAGGGCGCGACGGCGGGCATCGTCGTCATCTGCGCGTTCGCGCTGCTGGCCGTCGGGGTTGGCATCGGGGCGGCCTGGCCGCACCTGTCGGCGTGGGCGATGACCGATGTCGACGATCCCGCCGAGGGTGGCGCCGCGGCCACCGCGATCAACTCCGTGCAGCTGATTTTCGGCGCCTTCGGGGCCGGCCTGGCCGGCGTCGTGGTTAATGTCGTCGACGGCGGGGGAGCCACCGCCGCCCGGTGGGCGTTCGGCGTTTTCGCGGTCCTCGCGCTGACCGCCTGCATCACCGCCTACCGCGCCGGCCGCGGTCAGGTGGCCTACTGA
- a CDS encoding decaprenylphospho-beta-D-erythro-pentofuranosid-2-ulose 2-reductase, with product MVLDAVGNPQSILLLGGTSEIGLAICERYLRNAHARIVLADLPNHPGKVKAIAQMKAAGAKSVEWIDFDGVDTASHPTVIDAAFAEGDIDVAIVAFGLLGNAEELWQDQHKAVQIAQVNYTAAVSVGVLLGEKMRAQGFGRIIAMSSVAGERVRRSNFVYGSTKAGLDGFYLGLGEALREYGVRVLVIRPGQVRTTTTLEHWKATGAKEAPFTVDKEFIAELAVNSAAKGKELVWAPGPVRYLMTVLRHIPRPIFRKLPL from the coding sequence ATGGTGCTTGACGCCGTTGGTAACCCCCAGTCCATCCTGCTGCTCGGCGGCACGTCGGAGATCGGGCTGGCGATCTGCGAGCGCTACCTGCGCAACGCGCACGCCCGAATCGTGTTGGCGGACCTGCCCAATCACCCGGGCAAGGTTAAGGCCATCGCGCAGATGAAGGCGGCGGGGGCCAAGTCGGTCGAGTGGATCGACTTCGACGGCGTCGACACCGCGAGCCATCCGACGGTCATCGACGCGGCTTTCGCCGAAGGCGACATCGACGTCGCGATCGTCGCGTTCGGTCTACTCGGCAACGCCGAGGAACTCTGGCAGGACCAGCACAAGGCCGTGCAGATCGCCCAAGTCAATTACACGGCAGCGGTTTCCGTCGGTGTGCTGCTCGGCGAGAAGATGCGCGCGCAGGGCTTCGGCCGCATCATCGCGATGAGCTCGGTCGCCGGCGAGCGGGTGCGACGGTCCAACTTCGTCTACGGCTCCACCAAAGCAGGCCTTGACGGCTTTTACCTCGGTCTCGGAGAAGCGCTGCGCGAGTATGGAGTTCGCGTTTTGGTGATCCGGCCGGGCCAGGTTCGCACCACCACCACGCTCGAACACTGGAAGGCGACCGGGGCCAAGGAGGCGCCGTTCACCGTCGACAAGGAGTTCATCGCCGAGCTGGCGGTGAACTCGGCGGCCAAGGGCAAGGAACTCGTCTGGGCACCGGGCCCGGTGCGCTACCTGATGACCGTGCTGCGGCACATCCCGCGGCCGATCTTCCGCAAGTTGCCCCTCTAG